The proteins below are encoded in one region of Helianthus annuus cultivar XRQ/B chromosome 2, HanXRQr2.0-SUNRISE, whole genome shotgun sequence:
- the LOC110900087 gene encoding uncharacterized protein LOC110900087, whose amino-acid sequence MCCPLCSYDRDSRDHLFFQCAYASEVWKTVRDWVDMGNVNNTWDSIMGWLVNSANKRHLGGVVCKILVGAATYYIWQERNNRLFSRLQRSPAILSQVILNTVRLKIMGFRIMKHPDHMKIMDRWQISKKNVMEDPG is encoded by the coding sequence ATGTGTTGTCCGTTATGCTCTTATGATCGTGATTCTAGggatcatcttttctttcaatgtGCCTATGCATCTGAGGTTTGGAAAACAGTTAGAGATTGGGTTGATATGGGGAATGTCAATAATACTTGGGATTCCATTATGGGCTGGTTGGTGAATAGTGCTAACAAGAGACATCTTGGCGGTGTTGTATGCAAGATTCTGGTTGGGGCGGCTACCTATTACATTTGGCAAGAACGAAATAACAGGCTATTCTCGAGACTACAGCGGTCACCGGCTATTCTTTCGCAAGTCATTCTTAACACTGTTAGGTTGAAGATAATGGGATTCAGGATTATGAAGCATCCGGATCACATGAAGATTATGGACCGATGGCAGATCTCGAAGAAGAACGTAATGGAGGACCCGGGCTAA
- the LOC110900078 gene encoding transcription factor GTE2: protein MYSSPLDFASDVRLVFENTMLYNPKTYEVHGMAHQLLSWDDIQTPERSKKPKFSDPVAPVLNKQNHSTTSKPIVPPVVQPPMRTPSPMQAAEPEPEQIKPSSTATRGTVPKLPKPRAKDPNKRDMNMKEKQKLGLWLQSMPPEKMPQLLPIVEGIKKNKKEAGEEDADIGDETLQNSFPHVEIKKDDGGGQGQAAGHGNENASSSSNG from the exons ATGTATTCTAGTCCACTTGATTTTGCCTCCGATGTTCGGTTGGTGTTTGAGAATACGATGCTTTATAACCCCAAGACGTATGAGGTTCATGGAATGGCTCATCAGCTGCT TTCGTGGGACGATATACAGACGCCTGAGAGATCCAAGAAGCCAAAATTTAGTGACCCGGTTGCTCCTGTTTTAAACAAGCAAAATCACTCGACTACATCTAAACCGATCGTCCCACCTGTTGTTCAGCCGCCTATGCGGACGCCATCGCCAATGCAGGCTGcggaaccagaaccagaacagatCAAACCGTCATCAACTGCGACACGAGGAACTGTGCCGAAGCTGCCCAAGCCTAGAGCCAAGGATCCGAACAAGAGGGACATGAACATGAAAGAGAAACAGAAATTGGGGTTATGGCTGCAAAGTATGCCACCAGAGAAGATGCCACAGTTGTTGCCGATC GTTGAGGGGATTAAGAAAAACAAGAAGGAAGCAGGGGAAGAAGATGCCGATATTGGTGATGAGACGCTGCAGAACAGCTTCCCACATGTGGAGATTAAgaaagatgatggtggtggacaGGGTCAAGCTGCAGGCCATGGAAATGAGAATGCAAGCAGCAGCTCTAACGGGTGA